A single region of the Photobacterium sanguinicancri genome encodes:
- a CDS encoding GGDEF domain-containing protein: MLTSKLLKGIPHNHDDIHALLTDDSGGFIQAILDCMPMPVFYRCKKGIYLGCNHAFSEVIGLPKTEIIGNNLFHVFPKEQAETYLENDAQLLDKPGRSVYESEMQTFDKRNFYVRFHKVSFNDRTGNVAGFLGMFEDLTEQKKMEQELHRLATRDHLTQIYNRRAIETKLIKEIVIAIKYYRTLSVAMLDLDGFKKLNDNHGHQCGDRLLQCVANQLLGQRRSSDYIGRFGGDEFIIIMPHTLLGGAQEYTFKLRRYLETHCFKAFPSEVGVSVGVASLSPDDMVGKSASQILDELIAQADSAMYRDKRFGRTSTLAKDASVGS, from the coding sequence GTGCTAACATCGAAGTTATTGAAAGGGATCCCTCATAATCATGATGATATTCATGCTTTATTGACCGACGATTCAGGTGGTTTTATTCAAGCTATTTTGGATTGTATGCCTATGCCTGTATTTTATCGTTGTAAAAAAGGTATTTATCTTGGCTGTAATCATGCGTTTTCTGAAGTTATAGGTTTGCCTAAAACAGAAATTATTGGCAATAACTTGTTCCATGTTTTCCCCAAAGAGCAGGCTGAAACCTATTTAGAGAATGATGCTCAGTTATTAGATAAACCGGGAAGAAGTGTTTATGAAAGTGAAATGCAGACTTTCGATAAACGTAATTTCTATGTCCGTTTTCATAAAGTCTCTTTTAATGATCGAACGGGTAATGTTGCGGGTTTCTTGGGAATGTTTGAGGATCTCACTGAACAAAAAAAGATGGAGCAAGAGCTACATCGTTTAGCGACGCGTGATCATCTTACCCAAATTTATAACCGTCGTGCGATAGAAACTAAACTAATAAAAGAAATTGTTATCGCGATTAAATATTATCGTACCTTATCCGTAGCCATGTTGGATCTCGATGGCTTTAAAAAATTAAATGATAATCACGGTCATCAATGTGGAGATAGGTTATTACAATGTGTCGCCAATCAATTATTAGGGCAACGGCGTTCCAGTGATTATATCGGTCGCTTTGGTGGTGATGAGTTCATTATTATTATGCCACATACGCTATTAGGTGGTGCACAGGAATATACCTTTAAGTTGCGACGCTATCTGGAAACGCACTGCTTTAAGGCGTTCCCATCGGAAGTGGGTGTCAGTGTGGGTGTTGCGTCACTTAGCCCTGATGACATGGTAGGGAAAAGTGCTTCACAGATACTGGATGAATTAATTGCACAAGCCGATAGTGCGATGTATCGCGATAAAAGATTCGGGCGTACATCCACTCTGGC